In Myxococcus stipitatus, a single window of DNA contains:
- a CDS encoding enoyl-CoA hydratase: MADVFVEKPEDGLAVVRLHRPEVRNALSMELRRELAACFQELGADAAVRCIVLTGGPEYFAAGADLRALVEATPVELMLRDTHLLWRALAECPSPVVAAVNGYALGGGCELAMHADMIVAGEGASFGQPEVRVGIMPGAGGTQRLTRAVGKFKAMKLLLTGEPVTAREAEAMGLVTEVVPDDQVLARALALARKVARLPPLAVRQIKEVVLAGQDAPLADALLLERKAFQLLFASRDQKEGMRAFLDKRKPTFEGR, translated from the coding sequence ATGGCGGATGTGTTTGTCGAGAAACCCGAGGATGGACTCGCGGTGGTGCGACTTCACCGGCCCGAGGTCCGCAACGCATTGAGCATGGAGTTGCGGCGTGAGCTGGCCGCCTGCTTCCAGGAGCTGGGAGCGGACGCGGCGGTGCGCTGCATCGTGCTGACGGGCGGGCCGGAATATTTCGCGGCGGGCGCGGACCTGCGGGCGCTGGTGGAGGCGACGCCGGTGGAGTTGATGCTGCGCGACACGCACCTGCTGTGGAGGGCGCTCGCGGAGTGTCCCAGCCCGGTCGTCGCGGCGGTGAACGGATATGCGCTCGGCGGTGGCTGTGAGCTGGCGATGCACGCGGACATGATTGTCGCGGGAGAGGGCGCCAGCTTCGGTCAGCCGGAGGTGCGCGTGGGCATCATGCCGGGGGCGGGGGGCACGCAGCGGCTCACGCGGGCGGTGGGGAAGTTCAAGGCGATGAAGCTCCTGCTCACCGGCGAGCCCGTCACCGCGCGCGAGGCGGAGGCGATGGGGCTCGTCACGGAGGTGGTCCCCGACGACCAGGTGTTGGCGCGGGCGCTCGCGCTGGCGCGCAAGGTGGCGCGGTTGCCGCCGCTGGCGGTGAGACAAATCAAGGAGGTCGTCCTCGCCGGCCAGGACGCGCCGCTGGCGGACGCGCTGCTGCTGGAGCGCAAGGCGTTCCAGCTGCTGTTCGCCTCGCGCGACCAGAAGGAGGGCATGCGGGCCTTCCTCGACAAGCGCAAGCCCACCTTCGAGGGACGCTGA